The DNA sequence GAACGATGAGCAGCGCAAAGGACACACTCTTTATCGGCAGCGTCAACAATTCGGCATTCCCCATCCACGCCGCAATGCGCGGCGCGCCGAAAAAGAGGACACAAAAAAATAATACGCCTGTCCCGCTTAGAACGACGGCTGAGACGCGGAACACGCGCTTCGCCCCGAACGGATCCCCGAGCGTCAACCGTTCGGAAACGATTTTGGATACAGCGATATTAAAACCGGCTGTCGCCAGGACGAGAATTGTTGAATATAGAGGGTACACCTGTTGATAGATGAACAACCCGGTGTCGCCGGTAATGTTTTGATACGGTACTTTATATATTAATCCGAGAAATCGCGTAAAAAAAGCGGCAGCTGCCAAAATAGCAGCACCTTTGACGAATGACTGTGCTTTCATGCTGCTCCTCCCTTTAACGGAACGCGTTACAAGCCAAACCATTATACCACATTGCGACATCCATGAAAAAAGCAGGCCAAAATAAACCTGCTACAAAACAGACATTTTTGTCGCCAATACATTTACTCCCGTCATTTACACCCGTACGAAAACAGGGACAACGTTTTTACAATCTTACAATCTGTTTCCATAAAGGGCAGTTATTGTTCCATTTGTTTCCCCAAAAATCCGGCTGCCGTTTCCGCTGTTTTCATCTCCAAATCCCCCATACTGCCTTCTTTACTGAGCATGACGACGGCGCCGATTGGGTCGCCGCCAGCAATAATCGGTGCGGCGACGTACGATTGCACTTTGTCTGGAACATCGCGTACAATTTCTACATCGACAGCATTTTTTTCAATTGATGTCCGCCTGCCCTCCATCGCGTCCTCAATGATACGGCCGATCGGTTTATCCAAATACTCTTTTTTCGACGCACCGGCTACGGCGATGTACGTGTCGCGGTCACAAATTAAGGTGACGTGTTGCAAGCTTTCAAACAGCGATTCGGCGTACTCGCGAGCAAAATCCCCCAGCTCTCCGATCGGGGAATATTTTTTTAAAATGACTTCACCGTCACGATCGACAAATATTTCCAGCGGATCCCCTTCGCGAATGCGCAACGTGCGGCGAATTTCTTTCGGGATGACGACTCGCCCCAAATCGTCGATGCGCCGTACAATACCTGTTGCTTTCATGTAGATAATGCCTCGCTTTCTGTATGTTGATCACCTTTGATCACCTTGGAAATGTAACCATAGTATTCAACCGACCCCGGCATAATATGCGTTTCCCCATCCGATCAAAAAAAAAACCTAGGCCTCGGGACGGCCTAGGTTTATGCACATGTCATGTGCTCTGTTTACGATTTTTTCGCGTCCTTCTTCTTCGCGTCCTTCTTACCGACTTGATCGACCTTCAAATCTTTCTGCACGTAGTTGCGGTAATGCTCGTCTGCCAGTTCCCGCTTCACGAGCTGCTTGGCCTCGTCGGCCTTCAACGTTTGACGCTCCAATACTTCAATGATGTGGTACCCGAATTGCGTCTTCACCGGCTCGCTAACGGTCTTTAGTTTCAAGTCGCGCGCTGCCTTAGCAAAGTCTTGATCTAAGTTCCCGGCGAGTGGCGTGAGTTCATCTCCGAGCGAACCACCCGTTTCTTTGGATCCGGGGTCGTCCGAATACTCTTTCGCCAGTTTGGCGAAGTCGCCGCCTTTGTCAAGCTTTTGCTTCACTTCTTCGACCCGTTTCTTTGCCTTTTTGTCGTCTCGCTTTTCGTTCACTTGAACTAAAATGTGGCGTATTTTCGCACTGTACAGACGTAAGTCTTTATCTTCTTTCCATTTATCGTAACCGGCGTTGACGTCTTTGTCAGCCAGTTGTTTACTTAAGTGTTCATCTAATTTAATGCTGTTTAAAATAAACGCGTGCAAATCTTTTTCCGTGAAGCCCTTTTCCTTCAAAAACGCTTCGTAGTCTTGTGGCTTGTCCTTTTTATCCTTGTTATCGCCCTCTTGTTTTACCGACTCCTCGAAAAACTTGCGTTGGTTGTCAATCGCTTTGTCCGCTTCGTCGGTCATTTTTTTCGTTACTTTCACTTGTTCGGCAATCGATTTTTGCGCGGCGAATTCCTGCAGCAGTTGCTCCTGCATTTCCGGTTGGTCCTTAAACATCATGACTTGTTGATTGAGCGAGGCCAAAATGTTAATGAAACGGTTCAGCTCCCCTTCGGTCACTTCCCCTTTCGTCAGCCCTTCGTACTTAGCAATTACCTTTTTACTCTTCGTGTCGAGCGGTCCGGCTTGCTGTTCAACTTTTTCTTCCTTCTTCTTGTCCTTTGCTTTCTCCTTCTTGTCCGCTTTTTGATCGCCACAGCCGACAGAGACGAGGCTGACAAGGGCGAGAATAGCGACCAACCATATGAAACGCCGTTTAGTTCGCGGCATGCTGCACCTCTCCTTTCGCGTTTGCCAACGACTCACATTGTATCAAAAAACGTTCTAACATTGCTAGCCTTTCCTCCGCCTTCAACCCTTTTAATTTAAATTCACAGCGAATATCTTTACCCGGTATGAGGCGAATGCGATTTTTATAAAGCTGCGCTAACTTTATCAGCTTGCGTCCCTCGATATTTGTAGCCTGGAATTTCATGTTTACTTGCTCGCCTTTTTGCTTAATAACAGTAATATCACAAGCTTTGGCATACATTTTTAGACGCGATAAATAAAGTAAGTGGTGTACCGGTTGCGGTGGTTCGCCGAAGCGGTCAACCATTTCTTCCTCAATTTCTTTGACGTCGTCTAGCGTGTCAATCCCGCGGACGCGCTTGTAAAACTCTACTTTTTGCCTTTCGTCGGCGATGTAGTCTTGCGGAATATACGCGTCGATCTTCAATTCCACGTCTGGATCCACTTTTTCTTGCGGCGCTTCGCCCTTTAAGTCTTCGATCGCGTCTTTCAACATTTGACTATACAAGTCAAAGCCGACCGAAGCGATATGTCCGTGCTGCTCTGCACCGAGTAAGTTGCCGGCACCGCGAATGGACAAATCGCGCATCGCAATTTTAAAGCCAGAACCGAGTTCAGTAAACTCGCGGATCGCCCCGAGCCGCTTTTCGGCTTCTTCGGACAACACTTTGCCGTGCTGATACGTGAAGTAGGCGTACGCAATGCGGCTCGAACGGCCGACGCGCCCCCGCAACTGGTACAGTTGTGACAAGCCCATCGCGTCTGCGTTATAAATGATGAGTGTGTTCACGTTCGGAATGTCGACGCCGGTTTCAATAATCGACGTACTCACTAACACGTCGTATTCCCCGTCGAGGAAGTCGAGCATCACCCGTTCCAGTTCCAGTTCCGACATTTGCCCGTGGGCGACGGCGATGCGGGCATCGGGGACGAGAGCGGATATTTGGTCGGCCATCGTCTGAATGTTGCTGACGCGGTTGTACAAGAAGTACACTTGTCCGCCGCGTGCCAGCTCCCGCTCAATCGCTTCGCGTACGAGCGTCGGACTGTATTCGACGACGTACGTCTGTACCGGAAAACGGTTTTCTGGCGGCGTCTCGATGAGCGACAAGTCGCGCACGCCTAACATCGACATGTGCAGCGTCCGCGGAATCGGCGTCGCCGTTAACGTCATCGCGTCGACGTTGTGCCGCAGTTTTTTTATTTTTTCTTTGTGCTTCACTCCGAAACGCTGCTCTTCGTCGACGACGAGCAGTCCTAAATCTCGGAACTCAACGTCTTTCGACAGTAAGCGGTGCGTGCCGATGACGATGTCAACCGTGCCGTTTTTTAGTCCTTTAATCGTTTCCCGCTGCTCTTTGCGCGTGCGAAAGCGACTGAGTACTTGAATATTGATCGGAAAGTCGGCGAACCGCTCGCGAAACGTCTCGTAATGCTGCTGTGCTAAAATCGTCGTCGGGACGAGTACGGCTGTTTGCTTGCCGTCCATGACCGCTTTAAAAGCGGCGCGAATCGCTACTTCGGTCTTGCCGTAACCGACGTCGCCGCAGACGAGACGATCCATCGGCACAGCAGATTCCATATCTTTATACACTTCGTCGATCGCCCGCTGTTGGTCCGGCGTCTCCTCGTACGCGAACAACGCTTCAAATTCGCGCACGTACGGCACTTCGGCCGGAAATTGATGACCTTTCGTCGCTTGCCGCTTGGCGTACAGTTTGATCAGGTCGTTCGCGATGTCTTCCACCGACGATTTGACCTTGTTTTTCACTTTACTCCATTCGCTACCGCCCAAGCTGTACACTTTCGGCGTCTTTTCTTCACTGCCGACGTATTTTTGTATGAGGTCGATTTGTTCGACTGGTACGTACAGCGTGTCGTTGCCCGCATAGCGAACATTTAAATAGTCTTTATGCAAACCAGCCACTTGCAGCGTTTCTATGCCTAAATATTTACCGATCCCGTGGTTAACGTGGACAACGTAGTCGCCCGGTTTTAAATCTTGGTAATGTTTAATTCGCTCCGTATTACTCATTTTGGCGACGCGGCGCGCACGGCGCTGCTTCTGAGTAAACACTTCACCCTCAGTGACGACGACGAGACGGATGCTCGGCAGCTCGAACCCGTTGTGCAAGTGCCCGATTAACACACTCGGACGCGGTGGAACCGTGTGGATACGGTGTTCAAGGATGTCGACGTCCATCTTGTAATCGCCGAGGACGCGTGCTAACCGTTCTGCCCGCTCGCGGTTCGACGCGAGAAAGACGACGCGGTGATTCGTCTTTTGCCAGCGGTCCCACTCTGTCTTCAGCACGTGCATTTGCCCGTGAAACTGCTGCATCGCCCGCGTCAACACGTTGACGATATTTTGCGGATTCGTGTTCGGCACCTGCCGCACAAACATCGTCAAATGAATTTTCGGCTGTTTTAACTCGGTTAATAACTGTTCGTAGCGCAAGGACATTTCGAGGTCGGGTAGCAATTTCCCCTGTTTTAATAACGTCGTCTCCCATTCGGCTTCCTCGTGTTCCAACTGTTTCGCCGTTTCTTGTATGCGCGCGGGATCGTCAAATAGGAGTACCGTATCTTGCGGCATGTACGTCGTCAAATTTGCACTGTCCTCATACAACAGTGACATATATTTATACAGTTCTCGATCGGCGACCCCTTGCTTCATCCGTTCGATTTCGGCGCCGATTGCCTCTAGTAATTCTTCTTGCAATTTCGGATCTTTCACCCGACGGAGACGCTCGTCAAGTCGTTTTTGTAACTGTTCACTCCCTTGATACAGCGTGTCTGCTGTGGCGAACAACTCGCGCGCCGGTGGGAGCGTCACGCGCTCTCGGCGTTCCTGCGACCGCTGGCTATCGACATCAAATTCGCGAATCGTATCGATTTCGTCGTCAAACCATTCGATGCGCAGCGGCCGCGCAAACGAGGGGGGAAACACGTCGACGATGCCACCCCGTACACTGAACTCCCCGCCATGTTCCACTTTGTCAACGCGTTCGTAACCGGTCGCAACGAGCCGCGCGGAAAGGTCGTCGATCGTAACGATCTCCGCCTCGGCGAGCGTCACGTGCGCGTCGCGGAAGACGCGAGCCGGAATAAATTTTTTGCGCAGCCCGACGTAAGGCACGACGAGGATGCCGCGAAAGCCGCGGCTGAGGGCACTGAGGACGCCGATCCGTTCACCGCCATTCGCCTGTTCACTCATGGCCATCTCGGCGGCGATCAGTTCGTTGGCCGGATACAACAAGACGTCGTCTTCGGATAAGAACTCTAACAAGTCCTCGACAAGTCGCTGCGCCTGATTTAAATTGTGCGTGATGAACACGATCGGCCGCCGCAGTTCTCGATACACGGCTGCCGCGTACAACGCGCGCGCCGAACCGCCGAGCCCGGCGACGAGTTGTTCGCTAAGGCCGTTCGCTACGCCTTGCACCGTCGATTGCACGTCCTTATCTTCGGCGAAACGAGTAATTAGTGCATCCAAGGGCGATCCTCCTTTCTGTTTCTCCTAATCTATAAACTTAACACACGCATGTTTAAAAGGTTGCTCACGCGTTAACAATCTACAGGTTACTTTCACCTAAATAAGCTTGCGTCCACCCCAATTGGCATAGGCATACGCCGTTGCCACCGTTAACCGTGCGTGGCAACGTTTAAGTACGCATAGCAAAAAGAGGCCCTGGCGTCCAGGCCTAGGCCTTATTCCCACAGTTTATTGTAACAAATTGGTTGGAGCCAGTTCAGGGTGTTTCTCGACAGCTTCTTTACAGTAGTCACAAATCACGTGAACAGTCATATTTCCAACCGGATCATACGTTATTATATCTTTACGTTCGGAAGCGGTCAAGGCGTGAAGGCCTAGCTGCTCCTCGCTGATCGCGGTAACGTCAAGCGCGCCGAGTGATGTTTTGCAATAGCGGCAAATATAGTGGATTGCCATCATGTATATGCCTCCTGTAACGGCTATATCACTCGTAGTATCGCCTGAAAGGCGACCGTTTTATACAGGAAGGCCGCCTTTTTACTGGTGTGTCATTTTTTTGCGTTAAATTTGTTCATCGCCTGTAAAAAATTCGCTTGCAGCCAGAAGTCGACAGCTGCAGCAGCATCCTCGACAGCTGTAGCGACGACATCCTGTTCCTCTTTAGCGAAGGTCGACAACACGTAGTCGGCCGTCGCCATAAACGGTGCGGGGCGCCCGATGCCGATACGGATGCGTTTGAACTGATCGGTTCCGAGGTGTTGCACGATTGAACGCATCCCGTTGTGCCCGCCAGCACTCCCTTTTAAACGTAAACGGATTTTACCGGGCGGCAAATCGAGGTCGTCGTAAACGACGACTAAATCTTCCGCGGTAAGGCCGTAAAAGTCGAGCGCTGGACGTACCGCTTCACCAGACAAATTCATGTACGTCTGCGGCATGAGCAGGACGACTTTCTCTCCGTGCACACGGCCTTCGCCGCAGAAGGCATGCCATTTTTTCTTCGTTACGGGGATACCCCATCGATCGCTTAACTGATCGATAACGAAAAATCCGACATTGTGCCGCGTCCCTGCGTATTTTCTGCCAGGGTTGCCCAAGCCGACAATTAGCTTCACTCGCTACACACTCCTATAAAACATCCTTAAGATGATTTTATCATAAAAAAACACCCCTTCGCAGCTGGGGAACGCAAAGGAGTGTAAATGAGCAATCCTTTATTCCGGTGAACCGTCGTCCGTCGTGTTTTCTACTAGTTTCGGAGCTTCGGGAGCATCTGCATCGTCCGCATCTTCCGCGTCCTCCATTACTGGTGCAACGACACTAATGACGACTTCTTCCGGATTCGTCAACACTTCGACACCTTCGGGAATTTCTAGCTGGGCGACATTAATACTGTCGCCGATGCTGAGGTCATCTATCGAACAAGTGATCACGTCAGGACGTGCATCAGGTAAGGTACGCACTTCTAAGGCGCGCAAACCGTGCTGCAACACCCCGCCGTCTTTGACACCGCGCGCTTCCCCGACGAGCTCGATGACGACTTCACTATCTACCGGTTCGTCCATGCGAATCGTTTGAAAGTCGAGATGCGTGAGCGTGCGTTTGAGTGGATCTTTTTGCACCTCACTCACCATCACTTTGTAAGCCTGTCCACCGGCAACTTCCAAATCGAGGATTGCAAAATCCCCTTCGTCGCGTAAAACTTTATCCATTTCCATCGCATCGACAGCGATTGCCGCCCCGTTCGTATCTTTCCCGTAGACGATCGCTGGAACTTTACCCGCCTTGCGCAATTTCCTTAATACTGATTTTGGTTTGGTCTCACGCGTTTCGGCGCGAATCACAACAGCCATAGTTTGTATGCCTCCTCATCATAATACTATACCCACCGGGTTGAAAAGGCAAACAGTAGCGCTTAATCAAACAGTTTGCTCACCGACATCTCTTCGTGCACGCGAATAATCGCCTCACCGATCAGCGGTGCGACGGACAGTGTATGAACATTGTCCAACTGCTTGTGCGCCGGTAGCGGGATCGTGTTCGTAATGACGAGTTCGCGAATGCGGGAGTTTTTCAGCCGCTCGATCGCCGGACCCGATAAGACGGAATGCGTGCCGCAGGCGTACACATCGAGCGCCCCGTGGTCGATTAACGCGTTCGCCGCGAGCGTCATCGTCCCCGCCGTGTCAATAATGTCGTCGATAATAATTGCCGTTCGTCCCCGGACGTCTCCGACGATGTTCATCACTTCCGCCACGTTCGGCTGCGGACGTCGTTTGTCGATAATCGCCAGTGGTGCTTTTAAATGATCGGCCAGGCGGCGCGCCCGCGTCACCCCGCCGTGGTCGGGCGAAACGACGACGACGTCCTGTAGTTGTTTGTTGCGGAAGTATTCGGCGAGGATCGGCACGCCGAGTAATTGATCGACCGGAATGTCAAAGAACCCTTGAATTTGTGTCGCGTGTAAATCCATCGTAATCATCCGGTCAGCGCCGGCCGTCTCGATGAGGTTAGCGACTAACTTCGCGGTAATCGGATCGCGAGCGCGCGCTTTCCGATCTTGCCGTGCGTACCCGTAGTACGGAATGACGACGTTAATCGTTTTCGCCGACGCACGTTTCAGGGCATCGACCATGACGAGTAACTCCATGAGGTGTTGGTTGACCGGTGCACACGTCGATTGAATGACGTACACGTCCCCGCCCCGCACACTCTCGTTCACAGTGACCCGCGTCTCTCCGTCACTAAACGCGGTAACTGACCCGTCACCTAAAGATACCCCGATGTGATCGGCTATTTCTTGAGCAAGCTGTTGATTCGAATTGCAACTAAACAGTTTCAATTTCGGATAGTGACACTCAGTCATTACTATTATTCCCCCGCATTTTTTCACTTAGTTTACGCACTTTTTCGCTTAGTTTTCTCGCATACTCTGTTTTCGTCGTTTGGCGCTCGCGGGCGATAGCAAACGCATCGTCCGGGACGTCGGCGGTAATCGTCGAGCCTGCGGCAACGTAAGCACCGTCCCCGATGTGCACTGGAGCAATGACATTCGCATTACACCCGATAAACGCACGATCGCCGACGACCGTACGCCATTTGTTTTGCCCGTCGTAGTTGACGGTGATCGCGCCGCAGCCGACATTCACCCCTTGCCCGATCTCGGCGTCGCCGACGTAGCTTAGATGAGGTATTTTCGTATCGGCACCGACGACGGCATTTTTCACTTCGACAAAGTCACCGATTTTAACGCGCGGACCGATGTCGCTTTGTGGTCGTACGTAGGCGTACGGACCGACTGTCGCCTCCTCAGCGACAACACTTTCGACAAGCGTCGCGTTTTCGATCGTTACGCGGTCGGCAATACGGCAGTCCCTTATATCGGCCTGGGGGCCGATCACACAGTCTTCGCCAATGACCGTCTGCCCGCGCAAAACCGTTCCCGGATAGATGACTGTGTCCATCCCGATGGCGACATCTGCTTCGATATATGTGTTCGCCGGGTCGATGACGGTCACGCCGTTTGCCATGTGCTCCCTTAAGGTACGCGCTCTAAAAATAGCTTCTGCTTCCGCTAGTTGCACGCGGTTGTTAATGCCGACTGTCTCGCTCGCGTCGTCGACACAAAAGGCGCTAATGGACTGCCCTTCGCTTCGTAACACTTGCAGCACGTCGGGCAAATAGTATTCGCCTTGCGCATTGTCGTTATCTACTTGTTTTAAGGCCGCGAACAAGTGGGCGTTGTCGAAGCAAAACGTCCCTGTATTAATTTCTTTTATACTCCGCTCTTTCGTCGTTGCGTCTTTATGTTCTACGACGCGCTCGACATCGCCGTTCGCCGCGCGGCACACGCGGCCGTAACCTGAAGAATCGTCTACAATCGCAGTAAGCATCGACGCTGCGGCACCGCTTGCCGCAAAACGTTGTAAAAATGCGCGATAGGTCTCTACCGTAATGAGCGGGTTATCCCCGTTAATCACGAGTGTAGTCCCCGCTTTCCCTTCCAACAGAGACGCCGTTTGCATAACGGCATGTGCCGTACCTAGTTGCTTTTGTTGCACGGCGTAACGGACGCGGTTCCCCAAATAAGCTTGCACAGCTTCCGCGCCGCAGCCGACGACGGCAACGATGTCCTCTACACCCAATTGTGCCAATGTGTCGACAATATGTGCCACCATCGGCTTCCCGCCGATTTGGTGTAGCACTTTATGGGTTTTGGACTTCATCCGCGTCCCTTTTCCGGCAGCCAATATAACGGCGTACGTGTGTGACACTCGCCATCCGCCCCCTCTTTTTTTTTCATAATGACTATATCCTAACTCGTTCCCCTTTGCAACAAGGCCCTTTTTCCACCTGCGCAAAATAGGCGGTACATAAAAAAACCCTCCGCTCTAGTGAAACCTTTGCGAAGGGGTGTAAAAAGATGAGTAAATACAGATCATTGCCTTCCGCTATTCACGCGTCGTTATTCGCTCGTCGTAACCGCTACTTCTAAGTTTGCTGTTTCGCTAGACTCTACCGCTGCCGCTTGTTCATATTCAGCGAGCACGGCGGTTTGAATCTTGCCGCGCGTCTCGGAACAAATCGGATGCGCGATGTCCCGAAACTGACCATCCGGCGTTCGCTTGCTCGGCATGGCAACGAACAACCCGTTGTTGCCGTCAATGACGCGGATATCGTGTACGACAAATTCGTTGTCAATCGTAATCGAGGCAATCGCTTTCATCCTTCCACTCGTCTTAACGCGGCGCAATCTGACATCGGTGACTTGCACGTTAATTCCACCATCCTTTTTCTGTTGTTAGCAATGTTGCTACATGATGTATTCAACAAAGATGGTGAAAATCCTGCAAATATATGCCAAAAACTTTTCTTTTTTTGTTGTTATGTTAGCCTTTTTATGTGAGCGCGACGATGAGCTCGATTTCGATGTCTACGCCTTTCGGTAATGCTGCAACTTGCACACACGAGCGAGCCGGTGCATGTCCTTGAAAAAAGTCACCGTACAACTCGTTCACACGTGCGAAATTGGTCAAGTCAGTTAAAAAAACGGTCGCTTTCACGACTTGCTGAACGGTTGCACCCGCTTCATCGAGCACCGCCTGCAAGTTTTGTAACACTTGTTTCGTCTGTACCTCAATGTCGCCAGTAACTCGTTCACCGTCTTTCGTCAGTGGGATTTGCCCCGAGGTGAACAAGAAGTTCCCACATTTCACCGCTTGGGAATACGGACCAATCGCTGCCGGTGCTTGTTCTGTCGCAATAAATTCCATCGTTTGTTTCCTCCCTTGGTTATTGAGTTCGTGTCATTTAGTTCCTTGCATGCGTAAGTGTAAAGTGTCTCCCCAACAGTAGTGTTGCTTATTCGGAAAAATAATTTCCGCGCACGACAGTCACACAGTGTTTCTCCGGGTCGACTTCGGTTAAGGTAGCTAAGGAGACGACTCCGTCCACGAGGCGCTCTTCCGCTAACAAGTCGACAAAGATGCCGACGCCGACGACTTCTGCGCGAAATTCGGCCAACAAGTCTTTAATTCCCCGTACCGTTCCACCTGCTTTCATAAAATCGTCAATGACGAGGACACGAGAACCTTCCGGAAGGTTCCGCCGCGCGAGGGACATCGTTTGGATGCGCTTGGAAGAACCAGAGACGTAATTAATGCTGACAGCTGATCCTTCGATTACACGGCTATCTCTACGAGCAATGACGACGGGCACGTCGAGATAATGCGCTGTAGCGTAGGCGAGTGGGATCCCTTTGGTTGCAACGGTCAGTACGGCGTCGATCGGTTGAGTAAAATGAGAAGCGAACATCAATCCCAAACAGTTTACGGTTGCCGGCTGACCGAGAATATCGGACATGTACAAATACCCGCCCGGTAAGATCCGTTCGGCTTGGGCCAGTTGGTCGCATATGGCGTCGATTGTCGCCGCTGCCGCTTCGCGGGAAATAGTCGGGATAT is a window from the Numidum massiliense genome containing:
- the purR gene encoding pur operon repressor translates to MKKRKRSARLVGMTRQLLASPRQVISLSRFAEQYGAAKSSLSEDLAIIQEVFQEDGYGELQTIAGAAGGVHYIPTISREAAAATIDAICDQLAQAERILPGGYLYMSDILGQPATVNCLGLMFASHFTQPIDAVLTVATKGIPLAYATAHYLDVPVVIARRDSRVIEGSAVSINYVSGSSKRIQTMSLARRNLPEGSRVLVIDDFMKAGGTVRGIKDLLAEFRAEVVGVGIFVDLLAEERLVDGVVSLATLTEVDPEKHCVTVVRGNYFSE